In Deinococcus roseus, the following are encoded in one genomic region:
- a CDS encoding 23S rRNA (pseudouridine(1915)-N(3))-methyltransferase RlmH, producing the protein MRLHFITVGEPRLDYAKRGWEEYHQRLTRYHKLKTTRLKDRADPTQDILKATGNAYLMLLDPRGKQFTSEELSMHLEQVALSGHGEMALVIGGPDGHSDELRSKAHFLWSMGKLTFPHDLAMVVMLEALYRASTIAKGEPYHRG; encoded by the coding sequence ATGAGACTGCATTTCATCACGGTGGGAGAACCCCGCCTGGATTACGCGAAACGCGGCTGGGAGGAGTACCACCAGCGTCTGACCCGCTACCACAAATTGAAGACCACCCGCCTGAAAGACAGAGCAGATCCCACCCAGGACATCCTCAAAGCCACCGGAAACGCTTACCTGATGCTGCTGGACCCCAGAGGCAAGCAGTTCACCAGCGAGGAACTGTCCATGCATCTGGAACAGGTGGCGCTCTCTGGACATGGAGAGATGGCCCTGGTGATTGGCGGCCCCGATGGTCACAGCGATGAGCTGCGCAGCAAAGCCCATTTTTTGTGGAGCATGGGAAAACTCACCTTTCCACATGATCTGGCCATGGTGGTGATGCTCGAAGCCCTGTACCGGGCCAGCACCATCGCCAAAGGAGAACCTTACCATCGGGGGTAG
- the pfkA gene encoding 6-phosphofructokinase, whose product MKRIAVFTSGGDAPGMNAAVRAVVRAATGKGIEVVGIMRGYQGMIEGDMRLLGPRDVANTIQRGGTILLTARSKEFRNPEGRAKAAEQLKKWDIDGLVCVGGDGSFHGAHYLHTEHGFKVVGLPGTIDNDLYGTDYTIGYFTAVDTALDCIDKLRDTGASHERIFVVEVMGRHAGFIALDVGIASGAEEVLLPEHPTPIEEVIHTLKESEAKGKKSSFVIVAEGYPGGGQGVQDAIEAAGFESRLTILGHVQRGGSPKAEDRILASRLGEAAVQALVEGKNDVMIGVTNHDISHTPLADTWEKRKDVNAHLRSCVKTLSV is encoded by the coding sequence ATGAAACGAATCGCTGTGTTTACCAGTGGGGGCGACGCCCCTGGCATGAATGCGGCTGTGCGTGCTGTGGTGCGTGCAGCCACTGGAAAAGGAATTGAAGTGGTCGGCATCATGCGCGGCTATCAGGGCATGATTGAAGGCGACATGCGGCTGCTCGGCCCCCGGGATGTGGCCAACACCATCCAGCGCGGAGGCACCATCCTGCTGACCGCCCGTTCCAAAGAGTTCCGCAACCCTGAAGGGCGTGCAAAAGCTGCCGAGCAACTGAAAAAATGGGACATCGACGGTCTGGTGTGCGTGGGTGGAGACGGCAGTTTCCACGGTGCCCATTACCTGCACACCGAACACGGATTCAAAGTGGTGGGCTTGCCTGGCACCATCGACAACGACCTGTACGGAACCGATTACACCATCGGATACTTCACAGCGGTGGACACGGCCCTGGACTGCATTGACAAGCTGCGGGACACCGGAGCCAGCCACGAGCGGATTTTTGTGGTGGAAGTGATGGGACGCCACGCTGGCTTCATTGCCCTTGACGTTGGTATCGCTTCCGGTGCAGAGGAAGTGCTGCTTCCCGAGCACCCTACCCCCATTGAAGAGGTGATCCACACCCTCAAAGAAAGCGAAGCCAAAGGCAAGAAATCCAGCTTTGTGATTGTTGCCGAGGGTTATCCTGGTGGTGGTCAGGGCGTGCAAGATGCCATCGAAGCTGCAGGTTTTGAATCCAGATTGACCATTCTGGGTCACGTGCAACGTGGAGGCAGCCCCAAAGCCGAAGACCGCATTTTGGCTTCCCGTCTGGGAGAAGCAGCTGTGCAGGCGCTGGTGGAAGGCAAAAACGATGTGATGATCGGGGTCACCAACCACGACATCTCCCACACCCCTCTGGCCGACACCTGGGAAAAACGCAAAGATGTCAACGCACACCTGAGAAGCTGTGTCAAAACCCTTTCTGTGTAA
- the rsmI gene encoding 16S rRNA (cytidine(1402)-2'-O)-methyltransferase, producing the protein MIHVTLVPTPVGNLSDITLRALEVLKNCDAVAAEDTRHTGILLKHFGIDKPLVRLDQHTIRDRAEGVLEKYPRLAFVSDAGTPGISDPGAELVQIVLNLGGHIEVLPGPTALIPALVLSGLPTQPFTFEGFLPRSGSERKNRVQTMIERTHTSAFYESPHRLLDTLEELKKLCGPERQVSITRELSKKFEETYRGSLQQALDHFQKGIKGEIVVVLSPAAAQDPTQGLDFRELARKLYQDGLSTREVRDELIKAGLRKNDAYMVALELRESSS; encoded by the coding sequence GTGATTCATGTCACCCTTGTTCCCACGCCAGTAGGCAATTTATCGGACATCACCCTCAGGGCCCTGGAGGTCCTGAAAAACTGTGATGCCGTTGCCGCCGAGGACACCCGTCACACCGGCATCCTCCTGAAGCACTTCGGCATCGACAAGCCCCTGGTCCGCCTGGACCAGCACACCATCAGAGACCGCGCAGAGGGGGTGCTGGAAAAGTATCCCAGGCTGGCTTTTGTCAGCGATGCAGGCACCCCTGGGATCAGCGATCCCGGTGCAGAACTGGTTCAGATTGTGTTGAACCTGGGAGGGCACATTGAGGTGCTGCCCGGTCCCACTGCATTGATTCCTGCCCTGGTGCTTTCTGGTCTGCCCACCCAGCCTTTCACCTTCGAGGGGTTCTTGCCCCGTTCTGGCTCTGAGCGCAAGAACCGGGTGCAGACCATGATCGAACGCACCCACACCAGTGCTTTCTATGAAAGCCCACACCGTTTGCTGGACACCCTGGAGGAACTCAAAAAGCTGTGTGGTCCAGAACGTCAGGTCAGCATCACCCGTGAGCTCAGCAAGAAATTTGAAGAAACCTACCGGGGCAGCTTGCAGCAGGCCCTGGATCACTTCCAGAAGGGCATCAAGGGAGAGATTGTGGTGGTGCTCTCCCCTGCCGCTGCCCAGGATCCCACTCAAGGACTGGATTTCCGGGAACTGGCCCGCAAGCTCTATCAGGATGGCCTCTCCACCCGTGAGGTGCGGGACGAACTCATCAAGGCAGGTTTGCGTAAGAATGACGCTTACATGGTAGCCTTAGAGTTGCGTGAATCGTCCAGCTGA